The sequence AGAGTGGGACTCACCCCCAGAATCCACACATGAGGGTCTCTCTCCAGGACTAACCACAATCTCACCTGGGCTGCTTCATGGTTGTGGCCAGAACCAATTGGACCTCCTggcctggcaggggtgggggtggaggggcctGGCCCACAGGCCATCTGTGGCTCGCTCCCGCCACCCAGAGGCCTCTGCTTGGGGCCTGCAGGCCACAAGACCGGACACCGGGCCTGGACCCTGCATGGCGTCACACTCCGCCCCTGTGGCGGTGGCTTCCATATGGGACTGCACCTTGTCAGGGTTCAGGGCTCCCGTCACGGGGCAAAGGGCTGTAGTCCCCAGgtccagctgggaagcccccgcCTCCCGTCACCCACCCCCACTTGCCTGTCCACTCTTCCCAAtcaccctccctcctcccacacctCCTGATAGCTGGTGTCTTGGTCTCTGTTCATCCGCAGCCTTGGTGGCCTCAGTCAAGAGCCTCTGAGCCATGCCTGGCTCCTCATGAGCTGTCTCTGTGGTCCTTgccagagggaggaggaggaaggcccGAGGTGGGTTTTCCTCCTGGCTGGGCTAGGGCAGGGCCCTTGTGCTCAGCTGACAGCCCCCTCTTGCCTTCCTGTCCCAAAGTAAGAGCCCAGGTTGCCATGGAAACAATTACACTGAAagacagaaaattattttctaaactgTGGGATATAGAACCCAAGCGCTTCTTTATTGGTGCAGCGCAGGGCAGCAGAGATCGTGGCAGGATGCTGGGGGCATCAGCACAATGGCTGAGACATGAAGGGGCTCTAGTCTGTGCTGTGGTCAGTCCTGGCCCTGCTGTGATATGTTCATGGCTTCATTCATAACTGAAGGGACAGTATGCATCCCTTGAAGAGCAATGTAGAGGCGACTGGGAGGCTTTCCTATGGGGTTTCTTTCCTGCCAGGGGATGGTCTCTGACTCCCAGGTTGAGACCCTGTCCTATTCCCTCCCACCTGGCCCAGTCTCCCTCCTCAGCTCACAGACCTGCCCTGTTTCCATCTCCCCCATCCCCCTAGCTGGCCCCTGACTTGTGGTCACCCCTGCCCCTTTTAGCAGCTTGTATATGGTCACTGGCTGGGGGACAAACTCCAAACCCCTGTAAtacagcccccaatccctcaaaTCCCTGCCCTCCTTGGGGTGCCCAAAGTTCAGTGTCCACCGGGCTGGCTGGGAGGCCTGTGCCTCTGCCATTTGAGGACAGGGGACAAACCCCCCAGGCTCCACCCACCCTTGGGGATAAGGGGCAAGGCTTTTCCTTCTTAACCAGCTCAGAGGTCATGCTTGAGTCTTTGTGGCTTAAAACGTCCAACCCAGCCACACATTGGAAGCCTCCCTCACTTAAACCCCGGCACTGGATGGGGTTAGGAAAGTGCCAGGGACCTTGAAGATGTGGGTAGGGCCCTGCCTCTGGAGATGCTGAGCTCAGCCATGGCTTCTGACAAGCCTGGAGCACAGGGGAGAGAGTGTCAACCCATATGGTCAGCATACAGCAAAGCACTGCAGATATATGTCCGACAAACTGCTTCTGGTCCCTAACACTAGAGTCAGAAGGAGAGGATCAAGAAAGGCCTCTCAGAAGCATCACCTGTGCTGTCAAGAAGGGTCCATGCCAGACAGTGACTCAACCTTAGTGGAGGCACCAGTTGGGGCAGGGTCTGGGCCATCACTGTTAGGGAGCCAGCCTCGAGGCTAGACCCCATCTGATTTCTCCCCAGGATAAACCAAGACAAAGTGCTGGGGAttaagcaaaatggctgtctgaggaggccttacaaatagctgtgaaaggaagagaagcgaaaagcaaaggagaaaagaaaagttatactcatttgaatgcagagttccaaagaatagcaaggagagataagaaagccttcctcagtgatcagtgcaaagaaatacaggaaaacaatagaatgggaaagaatagagatctcttcaagaaaattagaaataccaagggaacatttcatgcaaagttgggctcaataaaggatagaaatggtatggacccaacagaagcagcagatattaagaagagatggcaagaatacacagaagaactatgcaaaaaagatcttcataacccagataatcacaatggtatgatcactcacctaacccggacaccctggaatgtgaagtcaagtgggccttaggaagcatcactacaaagctagtggaggtgatggaattgcagttgagctatttcaaatcctaaaagatgatgctgtgaaagtgctgcattcaatatgccagcaaatttggaaaactcagcagtggctacaggactggaaaagtcagttttcattccaatcccaaagaaaggcagtgccaaagaatgctcaagtttagttcagttgagttcagtcgctcagtcgtgtctgactctgtgaccccatgaaccgcagcatgccaggcctccctgtccacatcctagagtttactcaaactcatgtccattgagccgctgatgccatccaaccatctcatcctctgtcgtccccttctcctctcaccctcagtctttcccagcaccagggtcttttcaaatgagtcagttcttcacagcaggtggcctattggagtttcagcttcaacatcaagaatgctcaaactaccgcaaaactgcactcatctcacactctagtaaagtaatactcaaaattctccaagccaggcttcaccagttcctgaactgtgaacttccagatgttcaagctggatttagaaaaggtagaggaaccagagatcaaattgccaacatcctctggatcatcaaaaaagcaagagagttccataaaacatctatttctgctttattgattatgccaaagcctttgaccgcgtggatcacaacaaactgtggaaaattctgaaagagatgggaacaccagaccacctgacctgcctcttgagaaatctgtatgcaggtcaggaagcaacagttagaactggacatggaacaacagactggttccaaataggaaaaggagtttgtcaaggctgtatattgtcaccctgcttatttaacttatatacagagtgcatcatgagaaatgctgggctggatgaagcacaagctggaatgaagattgctgggagaaatgtcaataacctcagatatgcagatgacaccacccttatggcagaaagtgaagaactaaagagcctcttgatgaaagtgaaaaaagagtgtgaaaaagttggcttaaaactcaacattcaggaaacttaagatcatggcatctggttccatcacttcatggcaaatagatggggaaagagtggaaacagtgatagactttagttttttgggctccaaaatcattgcagatggtgactatagccatgaaattaaaagatgcttgctacttgaaagaaaagttaggaccaacctagacagcatattaaaaagcagagacattactttgccaacaaaggtccgtctagtcaaagctatggtttttccagtagtgatgtatggatgtgagagttggactttaaagaaagctgagcactgaagaattgatgcttttgaactgtgatgttggagaagactcttgagagtcccttgactgcaaggagatccaaccagtccatcctaaaggaaatcagtcctgaatattcattggaaggactgatgctgaaactgaaattccaatactttggccacctgatgcaaagaactgactcatctgaaaagaccctgatgctgggaaagattgaaggcgggagaaggggacgacagaggatgacatggttggatggcatcagcgactcaatggacatgagtttgagtaaactcccggagttggtgatggacagggaggcctgccgtgctgcagtccatggggtcgcaaagagtcggacaggactgagcgactaaagtgactgagtgactgaggcctccagggtcCCCGAGACCACAATTCCGGCCAGAGCGCTCAGGGGTTCCGCGCAGGACTGGGGTCGGGCAGCGGCCCCCTGGACTGAAGAAGGTGGCGAAGGAGGGCtcaaggggtggggagaggggaccgACCCCAGCGTGCCTTAGCGGCCTCTTGCAGTCGGACTCGGGTCGCCCCCGCGCGGTGTCCGGAGGGAAGTGCAGCGTTCGGCGCTGCGGCCCCTATGCACGGCCGGGTCCCGTGCTGCCGCAGCGCCCTCCGCCGACTAACCGGCCAGCGCGTGTGCAGGCCTTGGGCGGCGGCCCGGGTCAGAACTACACTTCCCAGGATGCCTTGCGCGCCTACCTGGCTCCTGGGAGTTGTGGTCGGGAGCGGGGCGGGCTCGTGCAGGGTGGGCGGGAGCGGGAACTACATGTCCCAATATGCAGCGCGGCGTCGCGGGGGCCGGGGGTTTGAACGGAGGGTCTCCCGCCCGTGGCGGGGCTGCGTCTACTGCGGAGGGTGCGGGAGGCTGCGGCTGCCGGGGCCGGGGTCCGGGCCGGGAGGCTGAGGCTGGCACGGCGGGCACTGGGGGCCCTGCCCCCAAGGCGATGATGGGCAAGGAGGAGGAGATAGCGCGGATCGCCCGGAGGCTGGACAAGATGGTGACCAAGAAGAGCGCGGTGAGGGGCGCGGGCCGTCAGGACCCCGGGACCCCCGCCCCGCCGAGCCCCCGCCGAGCCTGCCGAGCCCCCGTCAGGGTCGCGGTGACCATTCGAAGGGCAGGACGAGGCTCCGCCCTGGCAGAGACTCTCAGGACGCGGGGAGACCCCCGCCAGAGGCCGAGACCCCCGTCCTGGGCCAGCCCTACCCTTCACCTCGCACCCACGGCAGAGGCCGCGATCCGACCTGGACCTTGTCCCGGGAACCACCCGGTTTGGACTCAGACCCCAACTGTCAGGCTGAGACCCCGCAGGCCTGGGATTCGCCCGCTTCCACCCCTCACTCCAGACCCCCTTGGGAGGCCGGGCTGGCGGAGACCCTCCTCTGCCCCGCCCCTCCAGGCCTCGCTGAAGTCCGGGCCTGTACAGCCCTGACTGGCCGCCCGCCGCCTTGGCCTTCCTCCTGCCCATCCTAGGCATCCTCGGAGTCCCCCAGAACTCCCTGCCAAGGCCCACCCCGACTCAGAGCCCTCTGTCCCACCTTAGGTCTCCCACATCCTTTCTCCGCCTTCAAGAGTTTGGAGTGTGAGATTGGAACCCTTGTTCCCTGGAGCTGTGGCGCCTCCCCTACCTCTGCCTGGTCTGGGGCTGCGGAGGCCCCGACGTCTCATTTCTTCAGCCAGCCGGCCAGAGGGCTTTCTTGGGTGGGAAggccttttttttccttgtctgttCAGTCACCCAAGAACCAGGTTGCCCTAATAAATTCTTTCCCTTCCATAGCCATGGCTCAGCCAGCAGCTCCTGGGGAATGGGTAAATGCGTAGGCACCTCGGGAAAGAGCCCTTGGAGGCCCTGAGCCTGCCCTGGGAATCCCGGGGCTGCGGACTCCAGCCAGCCATGCTCGCTGTGGGGCTGGTCCTCCGTTGTCCCTAGGCCAGTGAATCTTTGGGAAAGACTGAGCTGGGGCTCAGAGGGCCTAGAATTGGGCCTCCAGTTCCAGGCCCTTCTCAGTTTTGGGCCTAGGTGACCTGCGTACCCTCACAGGAAGCATCTTTGCTCAGTGGTACCTGCCTCGAGGGGTGGAGGGGGTCCTGCTGCTCCTAGAGAGGCTCAATAAACAAAACGTGCTCTCTCCCCAGACTCAGCTCCTGGGGTGGGCGAGTGGTGGTGGGAGTTGTGGGGGAGGTTCAGCTTGGAGCTTAAGATGCCTGCCCAACCACCCCAGGGCTGTGTGCCTTCACTGGTGGTTTGGGGCTGGCTTTTGGGCTGAGCATGGTTGAGTTGGTCTTTGGACAGGGTTCTCCACCCAGGCGGTGGAGGGGGCTGGTCCCCATGCTGTCATTCATCCATcaagcaacagcaacagcacTGCCTCGTCCCCAAACCCTGCACCATGTTCACACCCCTGGGAGGCAGTGGGCAGCCCAGAGCAGGGGTGTGGGAACGTCTATGGCTGTTTCCAGAGATGCCAAGAGAAAAAAGTTGCTTTCCCCAGAGGAGACAAAACAAATGCCCCCCAGGTAGGGGCAGAGATGGGTCATGGGACCCAAGGAGGACTGAGTGGGGCCAGGCAGGGCTAGGGGAGGGGATACCTAGGTGGAACACCGCGTGGATGGAAGCCCAGGGGCAAATGAGGAGGGGGGACAGGTATGGACTGGGAAGGGCGTGAGGAGGTTTGAGGCACCATGGACCGGTGAGTGAGAGCTGGCAGAGACTTCTGGTGGGTCCCAGTGCCTTCAAGTCCCCTTGGGGAGTAGGGGGCCATGACTGGGAATCCTGTTTTATGCCTCCCTGGTCCGGAGGCATCAGAAAGCTGGTATCCTGCAGCCTGGGGCTCCATTTTGGGGAAGATGATTGCTGAGTTGCGCTGTGCCCTTGTCTCTGGTGACCGTTTGTCCCCTGTGAGGAGCTTACCATAGGGCTGGACTCTGCAGCCCGAGGGGCAGGACTTGCCAGGGGTGATGAGGGGGAGGCTGCAGCCTGAGCAGAGATGCTATCCAGTCTGGGGAGGGGCAGGTTGTGCCTCTCCCACAGCTAGGCTGCCTTGGGTGGCTGCCTCCCCCATGTcctcagacacacacacgtgAAACCTCACTGGTGGGTTCCCTGAGGTTTCTGTGGAGGAAGGCAAAGCCCAGAGCGGGTGGGGTGGTGCAAGACCTCCCCGTCGCTACAGAGCTGTGGTTTCAGCAGAGCTCTACGAGGAGATGGGGGCAGGTGTGTTGCtggtggtgggaggagaagggccaGAGGTCCTGAAGGGCCCCAGGGAGCTGCGTGGCGTCATGtggctcgtgtgtgtgtgtgtgtgtgtgtggcttggaGGAAGCAGACGTGGGCGAGAGTGCTGGTCAGAGAAGGGAGACAGGGCTCTGTTGGGCCAGGTGAGGTGACACGGCTGGAGGGAGTGAGTAGGGTGTGGGGGTTCATGTGAGGAGAGCAGAGGCCCCTGAGGTCTTGGCCTCAGCAAGGGGCGCTGAGGAGAGGCTGCCAGAGTTACATGGGTGGAGGACATGGGACCAGGCAGGAGTGGGCACTTCTCAGGGCTGTGTTTCTTCCTGGTATGGTGCCCCTGCCAGGGAGGGCTGTGGCCCTTTCCCCTGTTGGCCCTGCGGTGGTGGGTTGGGATTAAGTGCAAAGCCGCTTCCTATATCATGCCTGCATTCCCGGGGCATCTGACCCAGGTGGGTGTCCAAATTGTCACTGCCTGTGTTTGTTCCCCCAACCCTCATGTGTAGGATGAGGGGGGCTCGCCCACCGAGAGCTGAGAGTCATTTATGTGGGTCCTCCCTTCTTCCAGGAGGGAGCCATGGACCTGCTGCGGGAGCTGAAGGCCATGCCTGTCACACTGCATCTGCTGCAGGTAGGGCCCCACGAGCCCCCCAGCTCCCAGCACCTGGCAGGGCTTCCTGCCCCCGCCCTGCTTTCGGTTGGCATGAATCCCTGTCCCTGAGGAAACGGTCCCTGCCTTTCTCTGTTGCTCCATGAGATAGGAATGGGCATTCAAGAGAAACTGACGGTGTTTCTCACTGAGACTCGTGCAAATGGAATGGTCACCCTCAGGAACGGCGCCCCCTCCCCTTACTGGTCCCCAGCCTTGCCCTGTGGGAGTCACCATGGGTCTGTGGGGAGGGTTTGCCCGCTGCCCCCAGCCTGGCCACTTGCCTTGCAGTCCACCCGTGTTGGCATGTCCGTCAATGCCCTGCGGAAGCAGAGCTCGGACGAGGAGGTCGTCACACTAGCCAAGTCCCTCATCAAGTCCTGGAAGAAGCTCCTGGGTACGGGTCAAGCAGCCTGGGCTGAGTTCGGGGGCAAGGGGCACCCAAGACTCTGGCCCCTCGCTGGGCAGCATTGGGTAGGGCGCCAGCTGTGCTGTCCTGGAGCAGGAAGTGACCAGTCTAGGAAGCACCAGGAGGAGAGGGGCCCcatgaggagggaggggagaggtggaGGGGGACTGCTCTGAGCCCTGGAGGGGGAACCTgagggggagctgggggaggtCACGTGGGGAAAAGTGTCAGGGCAGCCAGGGGGCAGCCCCGGACCTGAGGCAGGAGAGCTTGGaggggagatggaggaggaacAGGTAGGAAGGACATGGGGTTAAGAGGAGGATGGGGGGTGGTCTGCAGCCATTCAGAGGAAGTGGGGCTGTGGGGTGACTGGGATGCCACCACTGGACCCCGAGGTGCCCCTACCTTCCCAGCTCCTCCTGGGCTCTGTCCAAACCCTCAGGAAAGAGAGCTGCATGTCCTGGGCTCCATCTCTGGGAGCTGTCACTCTATGGAGAGTTTCTGTACTCAGGAGACCTTTCCAGGACCTTCATTGGCCGGGGAGAGAGGACCCTGGTCTTCAGTAGGAAGCTGGGGTTGGAGGCAGGGTCCGAGGGCTGGGGCTGTGCCTTGGTGGTGGTCTGCCCCCCTCGCTGGCCCTGCGCTGCCCTCCTGGTCTGCCTTCTCCCGGCcagcccttccttctttcctggcaCCTGTAGATGCTTCAGACGCCAAAGCAAGGGAGCGGAGGAGGGGCGGGTCTCTGCCCACGTCGTCCTCCAAGGAGGCCTCCGAGGCCCAGGACCCCAGGTAGCGCGTCCAGAAGGCACATGCCTCCCCTCCATGGCCCCGCTTTCTCGGCAGACCAAGGTGCTGAGTTCTgggagccctggggtgggggagctgaGGTCCCTAAAACACATTGGTCCTTCCCGCTCCTTGGAAGGGACTCTCCCTGGGGTTAGCCTCTTGCTGCACACTGACCCCCTAGAGATTCCTCTGGGTCTTTTCAGCCCCGAGCATCTGAGGGGAGGCTGAGTCTGCCTGGCTGCACACGGCTGACACACACCCTGAGCAGGCCTGGGGGAGCCTGCTGCTCTCATCCCCAGCTCCAGGCCCAGTCCAGGGGTGGTTCTCACTGGCCAGCTCTGGATATCCCCCTTGGCCTGGTGTCTGTTGATGCTGGTCCCTCCTTCCCTGGGGGTGCCCCAGCCTGTGGCGTGATGCAGGTTCTGGAGCCATGAGGCCTCTCTGCCGCCCTGGTGATGGCTGTGGCTGAGAGGCAGCTGTGCTCTTGACTTCACTGGGCAGCAGTGGCCAAGGGCCAGGAAAAGCTGACCCTGAATCCATGGCATGGCCTTGTAGAGACGTGGGCTCATCCGCCCACCTGCACATGTTTTTCTTTCAGGAAGCTGCCTGCTTCCACTGACTTCCATGGAGATCATGGGGTCACGAGATCCAGGGGTGTGAGAGGAGGGCTGGCTGGACACAGGGGGTGCCCAGACCTGCAAGGGGTGGGGCTGCCTGTGTAGTGGTACCAGGTTTTGGGTGACCCCTAGCCCCGACCTGGCAGTCTGCATCGGGCACTGTGGCCCCATGTTCCAGGCCTCCCTGAGGCAGAGACCCCATCTGGGATTGTGCCCCACCCAGTGAGCCTCACTGCCTCTGGCTGGACTGCATGGACACGCTGGAGCTGACTGCAGATGGGCAGGGTTGTGGGCTGCTGTCAGAGTGGAGCAGACGAGGTCTGGGGGCATCGTGGCTGTGACGTTGGCTTTTCTGGGGACCACATCTCATGGGGGTGCATGTGGCCCGAGTGGGCCTCTCTCCAGCCGCAAGAGGCCAGAGCTGCCCAGGATGCCCTCAACACCAAGGATCACCACGTTTCCCCCGGTGCCAGTCACCTGTGACGCTGTGCGAACCAAGTGTCGTGAGATGCTGACCGCTGCTCTGCAGACAGACCGTGAGTGCTTGGGTTGGGGCCACACAGCACACCTCAGGGTCCTGGCTCCTGACACACACTCCATTTCCAGGCCTGGGCCCTGCCTGCCTGCAGAGGCCTGAATCCAGCTGGTTGCTGCTGCCCTTGGGGGTGGGGATCCCACACAGGTTGAGGCGTGGGGGTTAGAGCTGGCAGGGCTCTTTCTTAGAGCTTGTCAGGGCTCTTTCTTACAGATGACCACGTGGCCA comes from Bubalus bubalis isolate 160015118507 breed Murrah chromosome 14, NDDB_SH_1, whole genome shotgun sequence and encodes:
- the TCEA2 gene encoding transcription elongation factor A protein 2 isoform X1 is translated as MQRGVAGAGGLNGGSPARGGAASTAEGAGGCGCRGRGPGREAEAGTAGTGGPAPKAMMGKEEEIARIARRLDKMVTKKSAEGAMDLLRELKAMPVTLHLLQSTRVGMSVNALRKQSSDEEVVTLAKSLIKSWKKLLDASDAKARERRRGGSLPTSSSKEASEAQDPSRKRPELPRMPSTPRITTFPPVPVTCDAVRTKCREMLTAALQTDRLFLTDDHVAIGADCECLAGQIEECIFRDVGNTDMKYKNRVRSRLSNLKDAKNPGLRRKVLCGAITPQQIAVMTSEEMASDELKEIRKAMTKEAIREHQMARTGGTQTDLFTCGKCRKKNCTYTQVQTRSSDEPMTTFVVCNECGNRWKFC
- the TCEA2 gene encoding transcription elongation factor A protein 2 isoform X3, coding for MQRGVAGAGGLNGGSPARGGAASTAEGAGGCGCRGRGPGREAEAGTAGTGGPAPKAMMGKEEEIARIARRLDKMVTKKSAEGAMDLLRELKAMPVTLHLLQSTRVGMSVNALRKQSSDEEVVTLAKSLIKSWKKLLDASDAKARERRRGGSLPTSSSKEASEAQDPSRKRPELPRMPSTPRITTFPPVPVTCDAVRTKCREMLTAALQTDHDHVAIGADCECLAGQIEECIFRDVGNTDMKYKNRVRSRLSNLKDAKNPGLRRKVLCGAITPQQIAVMTSEEMASDELKEIRKAMTKEAIREHQMARTGGTQTDLFTCGKCRKKNCTYTQVQTRSSDEPMTTFVVCNECGNRWKFC
- the TCEA2 gene encoding transcription elongation factor A protein 2 isoform X2, encoding MQRGVAGAGGLNGGSPARGGAASTAEGAGGCGCRGRGPGREAEAGTAGTGGPAPKAMMGKEEEIARIARRLDKMVTKKSAEGAMDLLRELKAMPVTLHLLQSTRVGMSVNALRKQSSDEEVVTLAKSLIKSWKKLLDASDAKARERRRGGSLPTSSSKEASEAQDPSRKRPELPRMPSTPRITTFPPVPVTCDAVRTKCREMLTAALQTDRLFLTDDHVAIGADCECLAGQIEECIFRDVGNTDMKYKNRVRSRLSNLKDAKNPGLRRKVLCGAITPQQIAVMTSEMASDELKEIRKAMTKEAIREHQMARTGGTQTDLFTCGKCRKKNCTYTQVQTRSSDEPMTTFVVCNECGNRWKFC